Proteins encoded in a region of the Campylobacter geochelonis genome:
- a CDS encoding Dyp-type peroxidase — protein MKHGFNTQAVTSAPGEHAKFMVLSINDSKDSDEKVKNLTSNFSALVRSMRNRYPDLEVSGVMGFGANAFKRLFPDIGTPKELKVFEPIKGKRFEAVSTPGDLFFHLRAKKEACIFELSTNIMEQLDGAVVCEDEVGGFRYFDGRAIVGFVDGTENPDFDKDSFAVIGEEDAKFAGGSYAFVQKYIHDMKKWNAMSVEEQEKTIGRRKFDDVELDDETKPANAHNAVTNIEDEDGNELKIIRANMPFANPAKGEFGTYFIGYARHFSTTKKMLENMFVGEPVGNTDLLLEISTPVTGTLFYVPTFDFLDEQSL, from the coding sequence ATGAAACACGGTTTTAACACTCAAGCAGTTACAAGCGCTCCAGGCGAGCATGCTAAATTTATGGTTTTGAGTATAAATGATAGCAAAGATTCAGATGAAAAGGTAAAAAATCTTACAAGCAATTTTTCAGCCTTAGTTAGAAGTATGAGAAACAGATATCCTGATTTAGAGGTTTCTGGCGTTATGGGTTTTGGCGCTAATGCTTTTAAACGCCTTTTTCCAGACATTGGCACTCCAAAAGAGCTAAAGGTTTTTGAGCCGATAAAGGGCAAAAGATTTGAAGCTGTTTCAACTCCAGGTGATTTATTTTTCCATTTAAGAGCTAAAAAAGAGGCGTGTATCTTTGAGCTTAGCACAAATATCATGGAACAACTTGATGGTGCGGTTGTTTGCGAAGATGAGGTTGGTGGGTTTAGATACTTTGATGGAAGGGCGATTGTCGGTTTTGTAGATGGTACTGAAAATCCTGATTTTGATAAGGACTCATTTGCTGTGATTGGCGAAGAGGATGCAAAATTTGCTGGTGGAAGCTACGCTTTTGTGCAAAAATATATCCATGATATGAAAAAATGGAATGCAATGAGCGTAGAAGAGCAAGAAAAAACAATAGGCAGAAGAAAATTTGATGATGTTGAGCTTGATGATGAGACTAAACCAGCAAATGCCCATAACGCCGTTACAAATATCGAAGATGAAGATGGAAATGAGCTAAAAATTATAAGAGCAAATATGCCATTTGCAAATCCAGCTAAAGGCGAGTTTGGGACATATTTCATAGGCTATGCAAGGCATTTTTCAACAACTAAAAAAATGCTTGAAAATATGTTTGTTGGCGAACCTGTTGGCAACACAGACTTGCTTTTAGAAATTTCAACTCCAGTTACTGGAACACTTTTTTACGTACCAACATTTGACTTTTTGGATGAGCAAAGCCTTTGA
- a CDS encoding RNA pyrophosphohydrolase encodes MEKNYRPNVAAIVLSPTYPFDCRIFLGQRSDIKGAWQFPQGGIDSGETPKMALFRELKEEIGTNEVEIITEYPQWLSYDFPETVLEKMKPYDGQIQRYFLVRLKSGASINLCTKLPEFDEYKFVQADEVVKNVRHFKKGVYSTVLKYFRKEGYI; translated from the coding sequence ATGGAAAAAAACTACAGACCAAATGTTGCAGCTATAGTCCTTTCGCCAACTTATCCATTTGATTGTCGGATTTTTTTAGGGCAAAGATCTGATATAAAAGGAGCGTGGCAGTTTCCTCAAGGTGGAATAGACAGCGGCGAAACTCCTAAAATGGCTCTTTTTAGAGAGCTTAAAGAGGAGATTGGGACTAATGAGGTGGAGATTATAACTGAGTATCCTCAGTGGCTTAGTTATGATTTTCCTGAAACTGTTTTAGAGAAGATGAAACCTTATGATGGGCAAATTCAGCGCTATTTTTTGGTTCGTCTTAAAAGCGGTGCGAGTATAAATTTATGCACAAAACTGCCAGAGTTTGATGAGTATAAATTTGTTCAAGCTGACGAAGTTGTAAAAAATGTTAGACACTTTAAAAAAGGTGTTTATAGCACGGTTTTAAAATATTTTCGAAAAGAGGGATATATTTAA
- a CDS encoding aspartate kinase: protein MLIVQKYGGTSVGTLERIDSVAQRVKAKKDEGNALVVVVSAMSGETNKLIEFAEHFSKNPNAREMDMLLSAGERVTSSLLAIALIELGCPAIAFSGRQAGMLTDNFHTKAKIEHIDPKPMQDALKEGKVVVVAGFQGINEFGDVTTLGRGGSDLSAVAIAGALNADVCEIYTDVDGVYTTDPRIEPKAKKLDKISYDEMLELASLGAKVLQNRSVELAKKLNINLVTKSSFNNNEGTLITGEKKMEGAIISGIALDKNQARVTVRNVDDKPGVAAKIFKELSDKEINVDMIIQNVGHDGNANLGFTVPQNELHKALDALKDLGDNFSVESDSDIVKVSIVGIGMKSHSGIASLAFSTLAKEGINIQMISTSEIRISVIVEAKYGELAVRVLHDAYELYK from the coding sequence ATGTTGATAGTTCAAAAATACGGCGGAACAAGCGTTGGAACTTTGGAGAGAATCGATTCGGTTGCGCAGCGCGTCAAAGCAAAAAAAGATGAAGGCAACGCCCTAGTTGTCGTAGTTTCTGCTATGAGTGGCGAGACAAATAAGCTCATAGAATTTGCAGAACACTTTAGTAAAAATCCTAACGCTAGAGAGATGGATATGCTTTTAAGCGCTGGAGAGCGAGTTACAAGCTCACTTTTAGCCATTGCTCTAATCGAGCTTGGTTGCCCTGCAATCGCATTTAGCGGTAGACAAGCTGGAATGCTAACTGATAATTTTCACACTAAAGCAAAGATTGAGCATATAGATCCAAAACCTATGCAAGATGCGCTTAAAGAGGGAAAAGTCGTAGTTGTAGCTGGTTTTCAAGGGATTAACGAATTTGGCGATGTTACAACTTTAGGTCGTGGCGGAAGTGACTTAAGTGCGGTTGCTATAGCTGGTGCGTTAAATGCGGATGTGTGCGAAATTTACACCGATGTTGATGGCGTTTATACAACAGATCCAAGAATCGAGCCAAAAGCTAAAAAGCTCGATAAAATCAGCTATGATGAGATGCTAGAGCTTGCTAGTTTAGGAGCTAAAGTTTTACAAAACAGATCGGTTGAGTTAGCTAAAAAACTTAATATAAATTTGGTTACAAAAAGCAGTTTTAACAACAACGAAGGAACACTTATAACAGGAGAGAAAAAGATGGAAGGCGCGATTATCAGCGGAATTGCACTTGATAAAAATCAAGCAAGAGTTACAGTAAGAAATGTAGATGACAAACCAGGCGTTGCGGCTAAAATATTTAAAGAATTATCCGATAAAGAGATAAATGTCGATATGATTATCCAAAATGTAGGTCATGATGGAAATGCAAATTTAGGCTTTACAGTTCCTCAAAACGAGCTTCATAAAGCACTTGATGCGCTTAAGGATTTAGGTGATAACTTTAGCGTTGAAAGCGATAGTGATATAGTCAAAGTTTCAATCGTAGGAATCGGTATGAAATCGCACAGCGGTATCGCTAGCTTGGCATTTTCTACACTTGCAAAAGAGGGTATTAATATCCAGATGATTTCAACAAGTGAGATAAGAATTTCAGTTATCGTAGAGGCAAAATACGGCGAGCTTGCTGTTAGAGTTTTACACGATGCATATGAGTTATATAAATAA
- a CDS encoding HobA family DNA replication regulator — MIDLYKWSLDRIRKDPLMSTWMEDRREEWTPLLASKIKFLLEGSSFIFFCDDERRWFEEYFLRKINKKGNERPLLPFFALKSLFPNLDQINTKEGIELLVDMLNLSFPAGFIFFYVGKGNSIFAQIAKNSPNSYMWIIGEHTENSFFLDEKDENLDIKMIQLFGLFDSSISAALFDEVIL, encoded by the coding sequence ATGATAGACTTGTATAAATGGAGCTTAGATAGGATAAGAAAAGATCCTTTGATGTCTACTTGGATGGAAGATAGAAGAGAGGAGTGGACTCCTCTTTTAGCTTCTAAGATAAAATTTCTGTTAGAAGGAAGCTCTTTTATATTTTTTTGTGATGATGAAAGAAGGTGGTTTGAGGAGTATTTTTTAAGAAAAATTAACAAAAAAGGCAACGAAAGACCACTTTTGCCCTTTTTTGCCCTTAAATCGCTTTTTCCAAATTTAGATCAGATAAACACAAAAGAGGGGATTGAACTTTTAGTTGATATGCTAAATTTATCCTTTCCTGCTGGGTTTATCTTTTTTTATGTTGGAAAGGGAAACTCTATTTTTGCGCAGATTGCTAAAAATAGTCCAAATAGCTATATGTGGATAATCGGCGAGCATACCGAAAATAGCTTTTTCTTAGATGAAAAAGATGAAAATTTAGATATTAAAATGATACAACTTTTTGGGTTATTTGATAGTAGTATAAGTGCTGCTTTGTTCGATGAGGTTATTCTTTGA
- a CDS encoding DNA polymerase III subunit delta' produces MSGSKIILTNDYEALKDELVLECGINSVKFFQNSDILLDDAKAAAKEAYIAENSLKTIVLIGNKFGIEAQNSLLLLLEEPPKNIRFILISSSKNSFLPTIRSRLLVENRLKPRAQEPSGLDFKKLDLKAIDKFIDEKMALEKSGEFGKNELKNMISSIFKEALESGIKFDKNELEHIKKLMILASLNAKARVVLTPLLLMIGEKI; encoded by the coding sequence TTGAGTGGTAGTAAAATCATCCTTACAAACGACTATGAGGCATTAAAAGATGAGCTGGTTTTAGAGTGTGGGATAAATAGTGTTAAGTTTTTTCAAAACAGTGATATTTTGCTTGATGATGCAAAAGCTGCTGCTAAAGAGGCTTATATAGCAGAAAATAGCCTAAAAACCATAGTTTTAATAGGAAACAAATTTGGCATAGAAGCGCAAAATTCGTTGCTTTTGTTACTTGAAGAGCCGCCTAAAAATATAAGATTTATACTTATTAGTTCATCAAAAAATTCATTTTTACCAACGATTCGTTCGCGTCTTTTAGTAGAAAATAGGCTAAAACCAAGAGCGCAAGAGCCAAGTGGGCTGGATTTTAAAAAGCTAGATTTAAAGGCGATTGATAAATTTATAGATGAAAAAATGGCTCTTGAAAAAAGTGGTGAATTTGGAAAAAATGAACTAAAAAATATGATATCTTCTATCTTTAAAGAGGCTCTTGAAAGCGGTATTAAATTTGATAAAAATGAGCTTGAGCATATTAAAAAACTTATGATTTTAGCAAGTTTAAATGCTAAAGCAAGAGTTGTTTTAACGCCACTTTTACTGATGATAGGAGAGAAAATTTGA
- the folP gene encoding dihydropteroate synthase: MKIFKINSDTDFNAICDDIKPQITGKNIMEKKANLNFFYIKDIKAAAANILKQDALSIGAELVCNDGVILGKEQTNALLVANDKQVQILAKKELLQDFGLKNLANFLKLNFIKAKKPEIMGVVNINEDSFNAQSRVNMSNAISKIEEQIQAGASYIDIGGVSSRPGSKYCGREEEFRRIKDIVAEIYRLNLDKKAKFSLDSFDEYCLEYALNHGFKMINDISANLSLCELGAKYNAQYCLMHMQGDPQTMQQEPHYDDVIGEIDSFFQDALEKIYKFNLVDVVLDVGIGFGKTAEQNLFLIKHLEHFLHFGLPLLVGASRKSVINAYSPSIVKDRLAGSLYLHLKSYENGASIIRTHDVFEHKQMFDMHLAVSELGVW; encoded by the coding sequence TTGAAAATATTTAAGATTAACAGCGATACTGATTTTAACGCGATTTGCGATGATATTAAACCTCAAATTACTGGCAAAAATATCATGGAAAAAAAGGCAAATTTAAACTTTTTTTACATCAAAGATATAAAAGCTGCAGCTGCAAATATCTTAAAGCAAGATGCACTTAGCATAGGCGCTGAACTAGTGTGTAATGATGGTGTGATTTTAGGAAAAGAGCAGACAAACGCGCTTTTAGTGGCAAATGATAAGCAAGTTCAAATTTTAGCTAAAAAAGAGCTTTTGCAAGACTTTGGGCTTAAAAATTTAGCAAATTTTTTAAAACTAAATTTTATAAAAGCTAAAAAACCAGAGATTATGGGCGTGGTAAATATAAACGAAGATAGTTTTAACGCCCAAAGTCGTGTTAATATGTCAAATGCAATCTCTAAAATAGAAGAGCAAATTCAAGCAGGTGCTAGCTATATCGATATCGGTGGCGTTTCAAGTAGACCAGGAAGCAAGTATTGTGGGCGAGAGGAAGAATTTAGACGCATAAAAGATATCGTGGCTGAAATTTACCGCTTAAATTTAGATAAAAAGGCTAAATTTAGCCTTGATAGCTTTGATGAATACTGCCTTGAATACGCGCTAAATCACGGCTTTAAGATGATAAATGATATTTCGGCAAATCTAAGTTTATGTGAACTTGGCGCTAAATACAACGCGCAGTATTGTTTGATGCATATGCAAGGAGATCCTCAAACTATGCAACAAGAGCCGCACTATGATGATGTTATAGGCGAGATAGATAGCTTTTTTCAAGATGCACTTGAAAAGATATATAAATTTAATCTTGTAGACGTTGTGCTTGATGTTGGCATCGGTTTTGGAAAAACGGCAGAGCAAAACCTTTTTTTAATCAAGCATTTAGAGCATTTTTTACATTTTGGCTTACCGCTTCTTGTAGGGGCAAGTAGAAAAAGCGTGATAAATGCCTACTCGCCTTCAATTGTAAAAGATCGTTTAGCTGGAAGTTTATATTTGCATCTAAAATCATATGAAAATGGCGCTAGTATTATACGTACACACGATGTGTTCGAGCATAAACAGATGTTTGATATGCATTTAGCAGTCAGCGAGTTAGGAGTTTGGTGA
- the ligA gene encoding NAD-dependent DNA ligase LigA gives MSFDEYKNAVETLNLWANAYYTKDSPVATDAEYDALYHEVLRYEEANEDKILSYSPTQKIGGAISDGFVKLAHIKKMWSMEDIFSDDELISWLNRGEKNGFELFCEPKFDGASLNLLYENGVLQSAATRGDGVVGEDVTQNAKVIKSIPLQISYLGKIEIRGEVLISKSDFNALNDERANSGEVPLANPRNAAAGSLRQLDSAVVAKRRLQFMAWDVGENSLGFTTHFEVMKFVRNLGFLSDDFCVVAKNLDEIRTAYKTLLSRRDEKPFLMDGMVIRLNLLSQCQKLGYTVKFPKFMVAYKFPAVEKVTKLLDVALQVGRSGVVTPVGVLEPVHIDGAVVKNATLHNFDEIERLGLMRGDFVSIIRSGDVIPKITSVYKERRNGSETKIARPSTCPVCGTHLLDEDVFIKCQNLSCAARVINSIIYFASKKCMNIDGLGDAIITLLFNNKKIAKIIDIYHLKSEDLVGLEGFKDRKISNLLNAINASKNAPLERFIASLGIEHIGEVAARKISESFGDEWFNANFEEVAKLEGFGEKMALSFREFCDINASAIKELLEVIKPVFIKKEISQNTFSGKTVVITGTLSRSRDEFKDELLRAGAKVSGSVSKKTDFVLYGDEAGSKLEKARELGVKTINEDEYKAML, from the coding sequence ATGAGTTTTGATGAGTATAAAAATGCGGTTGAAACGCTAAATTTATGGGCAAACGCCTACTACACAAAAGATTCTCCAGTTGCAACAGATGCCGAATACGACGCACTTTATCATGAAGTTTTAAGATATGAAGAGGCTAATGAAGATAAAATTTTAAGCTATTCGCCAACACAAAAAATCGGTGGCGCGATAAGTGATGGTTTTGTAAAACTTGCGCATATTAAAAAAATGTGGTCGATGGAGGATATTTTTAGCGATGATGAGCTGATATCATGGCTAAATCGTGGTGAAAAAAATGGCTTCGAGCTGTTTTGTGAGCCTAAATTTGATGGGGCTAGTTTAAACTTGCTTTATGAAAATGGAGTTTTGCAAAGCGCTGCAACTAGAGGCGATGGCGTGGTTGGCGAAGATGTTACGCAAAATGCAAAGGTTATAAAAAGTATTCCACTTCAAATTTCATATCTTGGTAAAATCGAGATTAGAGGAGAGGTTTTAATCTCAAAAAGCGATTTTAACGCGTTAAACGATGAGAGAGCAAATAGTGGCGAAGTACCTTTGGCAAATCCACGAAATGCTGCAGCAGGAAGTCTTAGACAGCTTGATAGCGCAGTCGTTGCAAAACGAAGACTTCAGTTTATGGCGTGGGATGTAGGGGAGAATAGCTTAGGGTTTACAACGCATTTTGAAGTGATGAAATTTGTGCGAAATCTTGGTTTTTTAAGCGATGATTTTTGCGTAGTTGCAAAAAATCTTGATGAGATTAGAACAGCGTATAAGACACTTTTATCAAGGCGTGATGAAAAGCCGTTTTTAATGGATGGGATGGTGATTAGGCTAAATTTACTAAGCCAGTGCCAAAAGCTTGGTTATACGGTTAAATTTCCTAAATTTATGGTGGCGTATAAATTCCCAGCAGTTGAAAAGGTGACAAAGCTACTTGATGTTGCGTTGCAAGTTGGTAGAAGTGGTGTGGTAACGCCCGTTGGCGTGCTTGAACCAGTTCATATCGATGGTGCTGTTGTTAAAAATGCAACGCTTCATAACTTTGATGAGATTGAAAGACTTGGGCTTATGAGGGGTGATTTTGTTAGCATTATACGAAGTGGCGATGTGATTCCAAAAATCACTAGTGTTTATAAAGAGCGTAGAAATGGCAGCGAAACGAAGATAGCAAGACCTAGCACTTGTCCGGTTTGTGGGACTCATCTGCTTGATGAAGATGTGTTTATAAAGTGTCAAAACTTAAGTTGTGCGGCAAGAGTTATAAACTCGATTATATATTTTGCTTCTAAAAAATGTATGAATATCGATGGGCTAGGGGATGCGATTATAACTTTGCTTTTTAACAACAAAAAAATAGCTAAAATTATAGACATTTATCATCTTAAAAGCGAGGATTTGGTTGGACTTGAGGGTTTTAAAGATAGAAAAATCTCAAATTTATTAAATGCGATAAATGCTTCTAAAAATGCGCCACTTGAGCGCTTTATCGCCTCTTTGGGGATTGAACATATCGGAGAAGTCGCAGCTAGAAAAATCAGCGAGAGTTTTGGCGATGAGTGGTTTAATGCAAATTTTGAAGAAGTGGCAAAGCTAGAGGGTTTTGGCGAAAAAATGGCGTTAAGTTTTAGAGAATTTTGTGATATAAATGCTAGCGCTATAAAAGAGCTTTTAGAAGTTATAAAGCCGGTTTTTATAAAAAAAGAGATAAGCCAAAACACATTTAGTGGTAAAACAGTTGTGATAACTGGCACATTATCTCGCTCACGAGATGAGTTTAAAGATGAGCTTTTAAGGGCTGGAGCAAAAGTTTCAGGCTCTGTTTCAAAAAAGACAGATTTTGTACTATATGGCGATGAGGCTGGAAGCAAGCTTGAAAAAGCGCGAGAATTAGGGGTAAAAACGATAAATGAAGATGAATACAAAGCGATGCTATGA
- the tlyA gene encoding 23S rRNA (cytidine-2'-O)-methyltransferase TlyA — protein sequence MRADMFVANALNISRNKASQMIKDGKILLDGEVLDKASSEILGGEVLATDEIYVSRAALKLKGFLQNVGLEISGKTALDIGSSTGGFVQILLENGAKSVVALDVGSMQLDENLRNDTRVKVLENTDIREFKNQSQFDIVTCDVSFISLNLILSYIEPLFKEHMILLFKPQFEVGKEAKRNKSGVVVDKKAIERAMAKFELKCASLGLLIQEKQESQIKGKEGNSEYFYLFKKAF from the coding sequence ATGAGAGCTGATATGTTTGTGGCAAATGCCCTAAATATAAGCAGAAACAAAGCTAGTCAGATGATAAAAGATGGCAAAATTTTGCTTGATGGAGAGGTTTTAGATAAGGCAAGTTCTGAGATTTTAGGCGGGGAAGTTTTAGCAACTGATGAAATTTATGTAAGTAGAGCCGCTCTTAAGCTAAAAGGTTTTTTGCAAAATGTTGGGCTTGAAATTAGTGGTAAAACTGCGCTTGATATAGGAAGTTCAACTGGCGGTTTTGTGCAGATTTTACTTGAAAATGGCGCTAAAAGCGTTGTAGCGCTTGATGTTGGAAGTATGCAGCTTGATGAAAATTTAAGAAACGACACTCGCGTAAAAGTGCTAGAAAATACCGATATACGCGAGTTTAAAAACCAAAGCCAGTTTGATATCGTAACTTGTGATGTAAGTTTTATCTCGCTAAATTTAATCCTATCTTATATAGAACCTTTGTTTAAAGAGCATATGATTTTACTTTTTAAACCGCAGTTTGAAGTAGGAAAAGAGGCAAAGAGAAACAAAAGTGGCGTTGTGGTTGATAAAAAAGCTATAGAGCGCGCTATGGCTAAATTTGAGCTTAAGTGTGCAAGTTTAGGGCTTTTAATCCAAGAAAAACAAGAGTCGCAAATCAAAGGAAAAGAGGGAAATAGTGAGTATTTTTATCTATTTAAAAAAGCTTTTTAG
- a CDS encoding lipocalin family protein, which produces MSIFIYLKKLFSLFLLLIFIAGCAKTSPNTPAVIKDFDIYKFSGTWYEIAKIQKDGEVLKNTTINYSIETPQEIKIVVRGQKADEGFKKLQSSAKFSDDRKTAALQIQVFGPVYKPYNIVKLDAYRYAMIFGESDEMWIISRTKTISELVKALYLDYAKNNGYDINKIIWIRQN; this is translated from the coding sequence GTGAGTATTTTTATCTATTTAAAAAAGCTTTTTAGTCTTTTTTTACTTTTAATCTTTATCGCTGGTTGTGCTAAAACTAGCCCAAATACGCCAGCTGTCATAAAAGACTTTGATATCTATAAATTTAGTGGCACATGGTATGAGATAGCAAAAATTCAAAAAGATGGCGAAGTGCTAAAAAACACCACGATAAACTACTCGATAGAAACGCCACAAGAAATTAAGATAGTTGTAAGAGGGCAAAAGGCTGATGAGGGCTTTAAAAAGCTTCAAAGTAGTGCTAAATTTAGCGACGATAGAAAAACCGCAGCACTTCAAATACAAGTTTTTGGACCTGTTTATAAGCCGTATAATATCGTAAAACTAGACGCTTACAGATATGCTATGATTTTTGGCGAAAGTGATGAAATGTGGATAATATCTCGCACAAAAACCATCTCAGAGCTTGTTAAGGCGCTTTATTTAGACTATGCTAAAAACAACGGATATGATATAAATAAAATCATTTGGATAAGACAAAACTAA
- a CDS encoding bifunctional riboflavin kinase/FAD synthetase, translated as MKIDKSKIKAIAIGRFDGLHLAHFELIKRLGENGALVIIKDSKPKLTPKREDYLKIPCFYYKIEDIKHLSGEEFIQILKDEFVNLEKIVVGYDFEFGFNRAWKAKNIKEFFKGEVEIVDEFFLNKVSVHSKLIRSMLESGDIKGANELLGRKYFIKGEVVKGQGLGAKELFATLNLDVKDYFLPKEGVYATRCMVNNKAYKSVSFIGHRVSTDGEFSIETHILDDFCDVMATEAKVEFVKFIRDNAKFTSLKALKEQIKSDIAQAKQALESEN; from the coding sequence ATGAAAATAGACAAATCAAAGATTAAAGCTATCGCTATAGGGCGATTTGATGGGCTTCACTTAGCGCATTTTGAACTTATAAAAAGGCTTGGGGAAAATGGAGCTTTGGTTATTATCAAAGATTCAAAGCCAAAACTAACGCCAAAAAGAGAGGATTATCTAAAAATTCCCTGTTTTTACTACAAAATAGAAGATATAAAGCACTTAAGCGGAGAGGAATTTATCCAAATTTTAAAAGATGAGTTTGTAAATTTAGAAAAAATCGTTGTTGGTTATGACTTTGAGTTTGGCTTTAACCGTGCGTGGAAAGCAAAAAATATAAAAGAATTTTTTAAAGGCGAAGTAGAGATAGTAGATGAGTTTTTTCTTAATAAAGTTAGCGTTCATAGCAAGCTCATAAGAAGTATGCTAGAAAGTGGCGATATAAAGGGCGCAAACGAGCTTTTGGGTAGAAAGTATTTTATAAAAGGCGAGGTTGTTAAAGGGCAAGGTCTTGGAGCAAAAGAGCTTTTTGCAACGCTAAATTTAGATGTTAAGGACTATTTTTTACCAAAAGAGGGTGTTTATGCAACGCGTTGCATGGTTAATAATAAAGCTTATAAAAGTGTAAGTTTTATAGGGCATAGAGTTAGCACAGATGGCGAATTTAGCATAGAAACTCATATTTTAGATGATTTTTGTGATGTTATGGCGACAGAGGCGAAAGTAGAGTTTGTTAAATTTATAAGAGATAATGCCAAATTTACTAGCCTAAAAGCGTTAAAAGAGCAGATTAAAAGTGATATTGCGCAGGCAAAACAGGCGCTAGAAAGTGAAAATTGA
- the cmoA gene encoding carboxy-S-adenosyl-L-methionine synthase CmoA codes for MKDEIFKKPIEKQFEFDENVASVFDDMISRSVPYYQISSNLVCELLVKILKDDSKVVDLGCSTGTTLLNLFQRNPNFKLFGVDNSHAMLEIARNRAKAYGADIKFIEDDILKYDFMGFDAVLLNYTLQFIRPLKREKFVREIYDNLNDGGVFVFSEKLIYDDKNLQKKIIEIYEEYKVSQGYSRYEISQKREALENVLIPFSEDENKNMVKNVGFKSVETMFKWGNFAVFVAFK; via the coding sequence ATGAAAGATGAAATTTTTAAAAAGCCTATAGAAAAGCAGTTTGAGTTTGATGAAAATGTCGCTAGCGTGTTTGATGATATGATAAGTCGCTCTGTTCCATACTATCAAATTTCATCGAATTTGGTTTGCGAACTTTTGGTTAAGATTTTAAAAGATGACTCTAAGGTGGTTGATCTTGGCTGCTCAACCGGCACAACTCTTTTAAACCTTTTTCAAAGAAATCCTAATTTTAAGCTTTTTGGAGTCGATAACTCGCACGCGATGTTAGAAATCGCAAGAAATAGGGCAAAAGCATATGGTGCTGATATAAAATTTATAGAAGACGATATATTAAAATATGATTTTATGGGATTTGACGCTGTGCTTTTAAACTATACTTTGCAGTTTATCAGACCGCTAAAAAGAGAGAAATTTGTTAGAGAAATTTATGATAATTTAAACGATGGCGGAGTTTTTGTCTTTAGTGAAAAGCTGATTTATGATGATAAAAATTTACAAAAAAAGATAATAGAAATCTATGAAGAGTATAAAGTCTCTCAAGGATACTCACGCTATGAAATCTCGCAAAAAAGGGAAGCACTTGAAAACGTGCTGATACCTTTTAGTGAAGATGAAAATAAGAATATGGTAAAAAATGTCGGATTTAAAAGTGTTGAAACTATGTTTAAATGGGGAAATTTTGCTGTTTTTGTAGCGTTTAAGTAA
- the rpsO gene encoding 30S ribosomal protein S15, with the protein MALDSAQKAEIVAKFAKKENDTGSPEVQIALLTTRIKELTSHLQANPKDFSSRLGLLKLVSRRKKLMRYLKKTNYESYVKLIEELSLRDR; encoded by the coding sequence ATGGCTTTAGATTCGGCTCAAAAAGCAGAGATTGTTGCGAAATTCGCTAAAAAAGAGAACGACACAGGTTCACCAGAGGTTCAAATCGCCCTTTTAACAACTAGGATAAAAGAGCTTACAAGCCACTTACAAGCAAACCCAAAAGATTTTTCATCTCGTCTTGGTCTACTAAAACTAGTTAGTAGAAGAAAAAAACTTATGAGATATCTTAAGAAAACAAATTATGAAAGCTATGTGAAACTTATAGAAGAGCTTAGCTTAAGAGATAGATAA
- a CDS encoding RrF2 family transcriptional regulator has translation MLFTKASEYALLSLMFIAQKDKPQDVDTISNELNISKSFLAKILQHMAREGILCSYKGANGGFHLAKKPNEINLKDIIEGAEKRPTAVFECSNSRDDCPSEKGEFCKIWSMFNVLQVKVDEFLETITLGDIISQKSLK, from the coding sequence ATGCTTTTTACTAAAGCTAGCGAATATGCGCTTTTATCACTTATGTTTATAGCACAAAAAGATAAGCCTCAAGATGTTGATACGATTTCAAATGAGCTTAACATTTCAAAAAGTTTTTTAGCAAAAATATTGCAACATATGGCACGAGAGGGAATCTTATGCTCATATAAAGGGGCAAATGGTGGTTTTCATCTGGCAAAAAAACCAAATGAAATAAATTTAAAAGATATTATCGAAGGCGCTGAAAAACGCCCAACAGCTGTATTTGAATGTTCAAATTCAAGAGATGACTGTCCAAGTGAAAAGGGTGAGTTTTGTAAAATTTGGAGTATGTTTAACGTGCTTCAGGTAAAAGTTGATGAATTTTTAGAGACTATAACTTTAGGCGATATTATTTCTCAAAAGAGCTTAAAATGA